The following are from one region of the Tenacibaculum dicentrarchi genome:
- a CDS encoding phage baseplate protein yields MNIIDFQQNGGFPLETNTLTEMQKAWQIFNAFGFLAGDKTIISGCKISGNQITNGFIYLDGELLEFRGGIKQNSVVIIQEEAKAIFEDKSEKPVYFTRYATFGVSGNSIPWSSFKHIDNLIVLSNQVKKLEKELAEIKPIFKEIKYVGTSVTQAELQRGWFIANGQNGTDNILGRMLVGYDANQKEFNSIGKKGGEKTHQLTTSELPSHQHEGRTRSAGSHNHDVMDGSGGGKTGSILGNSNGQSNFSGQDWKREFVSGNGLIKDSENHTHYFTTDNEGNDKPHNNLPPYIVALPIQFIG; encoded by the coding sequence ATGAATATTATTGATTTTCAACAAAATGGCGGTTTTCCTTTGGAAACAAATACGCTTACAGAAATGCAAAAAGCATGGCAGATTTTTAATGCTTTTGGTTTTTTGGCGGGCGATAAAACAATTATCAGCGGATGCAAAATTAGCGGAAACCAAATAACAAACGGTTTTATTTATTTAGATGGCGAGTTGTTAGAATTCCGTGGCGGTATAAAGCAAAATAGCGTTGTCATTATTCAAGAAGAAGCAAAAGCAATTTTTGAAGATAAAAGCGAAAAACCTGTTTATTTTACTCGTTATGCAACTTTTGGAGTTTCAGGAAATTCGATTCCTTGGAGTAGTTTTAAACATATTGATAACTTAATAGTTTTATCAAATCAAGTAAAAAAACTAGAAAAAGAATTAGCAGAAATTAAACCAATTTTCAAAGAAATAAAATACGTTGGTACAAGTGTAACTCAAGCAGAATTACAAAGAGGTTGGTTTATCGCAAACGGACAAAACGGAACGGATAATATTTTAGGGCGTATGCTTGTTGGGTACGATGCTAATCAAAAAGAATTTAATAGCATTGGTAAAAAAGGCGGTGAAAAAACACATCAACTAACAACTTCTGAACTGCCAAGTCATCAACATGAAGGGCGAACACGTTCTGCTGGTAGTCATAATCATGATGTAATGGACGGTTCTGGAGGAGGTAAAACGGGCTCAATTTTAGGTAACTCTAATGGGCAATCGAATTTTTCAGGACAAGATTGGAAACGTGAATTTGTTAGCGGTAATGGTTTAATAAAAGATTCAGAAAATCATACTCATTATTTT